AGCGCATCCTTACCGAGCTGCCGGCGGCGACCACCGTGGAGCAGATCGAGGCGCTACTCCCGGCCCAGCCCCGCTAGCCCCTGATAAGCCGTTCAGCGATCTGCTGAGATGGGAACCACGTCGATGCTCGATCGCTTACTGTCAACCAAGAGGACGGTGACCACAACGTAGAGGAAGGCGTAGAGCAGCACGTTGCCGGCACCAGATTCAGCAATTAGGCGGGCTCTCCGGAGAATTGCCTTGAGCACGAACTTATCCTCATCAGGCCAGCTATTCGCCTTCAAATTCGCATCAAACGGGTGAGAGAGTAGGATGCGTCTTGTTCGGCAACCTATCGACTTCATGCAACGAGACTGCAAAAAGAAACTACGAGTCTGCTTGTTTGGACTACGCTACCGCCCGGCCCGACAGACAACAGCTGGGAAGAAGCCCGCGTGGCTCCGCGTTACGCAGGACGGCTGAGCGAGCCCCTCCCGCAGGACGATACCTCTAATCGTTCGGTTTTCCTACGCCGAGAAACATCCTCTGTTCCAGACCGTTGTACTGCGGAACCCACTCTCGATCCCGTGCATCACATTCGAAGTGATACTCAGTGGTCGAAAAGATGACTTGGGCGCCATTTCTCTTGGCGAGATCTTTCAGACTCGTAATGAAGTTGCCGAGATCGACGGCCTCAATGTCCTGCTGGCGCGGCGTATCGAGGACGAAGAAGCGGAAACGGTTGGACGGGTCACGGGTGTAGAGCTCGAACAGTGCAGCGCGGATTGCCAGGATCACGCGAACAAGCGTACTGCCCTTAAACTGGCGAATCCTCTCTTCGCCAAACTGAACTCCGAAGTCGTTATCTACACGGACCTCACGGGATACGTTCTTGGTATGGAGGGTATCGAGCCAGAACAGTATTCGTTCACGCAAATCACGGCGGAGCTCAATTAACCTGATGTCACTGGCGCCTCCGGCACCGCCTATAGACGCCAGATCGTTCTGCACCTTATCGCGTTCGTTCAGCAGTTCAACGTAAGAGCGCTGCTCGCTTTCAAGTTGCTCGACGGAGTCGGCTTCTCTCTGCAGCGCGAACATCGCCCTGCTCAACTCCGTCATGGTCTCAATCACGCCATCGATACCCTCTCCGGAGCGAATCAGTTCTCGCTTGCGTTCCAGACCTGTGATTTCCTCCTTCACCTCGGAGAGTCGACGTTCGAGCTCAGTGACGCGCGCCCTCTGAAGCTGCGTATTTCGATCCAAGTCTTTGACCTGATCGCGGAGGTACAGAAGATTCTTGGCGTACGACTCCGCACTTGTCAGGAATAGACCGCACTCTGCCTTTGCGCAGATATCCTCGAATGAGGAGAACAGGCGGCGCGCCGACTCGTTGAGCGACAGAGTGTTAATCTCAGTTTCGATCTCTTCCTTGATAGTTATGAAGCCTTCCGCACGCATCCGAAGATCACGCATCTCCGACGTCAGCTCGCGAGCAACACGTTGCCGATCGTATATCATGGAACTTACTGCGGAATCTGCGTCGCTACTGAGACTCTCGCTTTCTTTAAGCGCTTCAATCCGCTCCTTGATTTGCTCGATATCGGCCTGAAGCTCAGCAAATGAGCGCCGCGGCGATGGCAACTCGGCGACGAGGTTCTCCAGCAGGGACTGCTTCCGCACTACGGCCCGATCCAGCTCGGCGAGCTGGCGTTTTTTGCCGATCGCAATCTTCTTTTTATCAAACGAGTGCTTGGGCGGAATGCCGAGCGCTAGTCTGACCATCTCCGCATACTGATCACGGATGAATGAGGCAGGCGGACTGTAAAGGTTCGTGTACGCGGTGTCCTGATCCAAGTAGAAAAGGGGAAGGAATGTCGCAAGGTAAGGGCGGACGGGTTCGTTCTGGGTTGATGTCAGTACCTCGCACTCAACGGCGAAGAGATCAAACAACGCACGGCTATACTCCTTCTCGTCAAAAAAGGACTCTGCTTCGCTTTCTAAGATAATCTTAGCGTCGAAGTCACGGTCAATCCGGCGTTCCAGACAAAATTCCTGATCGCCAGCACGCAAGTTCAGTGTGACTGATTCACAGTGCCGGTAGATATCTTCTCTGAAGGTCACAGGGTAGCCGAGCGCGTACGCCACCGACTGAAGAACCGGAGTCTTTCCGCACCCGTTGGGGCCAAAAAGCTGGGTGAGCTCCTCACCAAAAACGAGCATCGGGGACTGCCAGCCCTGCTCGCCTGCCGGCTTAATCTTAACGCTGAGCAACACCATCAAAGCCCTAACGAAATTTGTTTCTCAGAACTAATGTTTCTGTAGTGCCTTTCAATAAGCCTAAGCGTGTAGGCAAGGTCGGAGTCAAGCGCGAGCGCGCGATTGATCACAGCCTTGCCTGCGTTGGATATCCCAATCCGCCGTTTGCTCTGATCTACACTAACGAGCTGTGCCGTTTCCAGAAAGGTAAGAGCGCGGACCGTTCGCATCCTCAAATTCGCAGACCAACCGAGATGCTGTGAGGACCCTTTGAATCCCGGGAAAGACCGTTCCAAGCATTCCCCGACAAGTTGACCGATCTCATCGATTGGCGGTTTCCGTCTATCTTTCGCCAGCACAAGAATGGCTATGGCGAGCAGCGGGAGATGAAACAATGCTTCGTTGCTCAGCCTTGGAGGGTTCGCTTCCCCCTGCCCATCGTAATTCAGCGCAGTCTTCCTGCTGCGCACCGCCTCGAAGAATGTCTCATAGTCCATTGCTATGACTCCCCCCGTACCAGCGCGGCCAGCACGCCGCCAAGAAGCAACTCTTTCGAGAGGGACGCATGGAGCTGTTTACCCTTAAGTGCGGTCATCAGTTTAGTGATTTGCTCATCGACGTGGGGGAAGGAGATTTGGTTCCTCGCGAGCATGTTGTTGATGGAAGAGAGCTCTTGCATCAGGAGGTTTAGATCGTATTCCGGCAGGAAATGACGCTTTTCCCTGTACCAGATGTCCCACTTCACTTTGGCACCTGAGCAAAACTCGATCATTTCCGGCGTGGCATCAGCATCCGATAGTTTCCTCTGGATGATGGAGGCGTTCTTGACTGCCTTGGGGTCGCCGCCTTGTAGGAGGCGATCATAGGCCCCCTTCGAGATGCTAAGAATCTTGAGTAGATCTGCGATTCCGATCCCGACGGAATCGTCCAACTCGTCCTCGGACATCTCCGAAAGCAACTTGGTGAATGATTTCGCTTCTACCAGACCAACAAGGTCGTGGATGATCTCCTCGCACTCTGTGTGTTGGAGATCGATCTCGCTGTAGGTGTAGATCGCCTCCCTGGCAAGGGCATGAAAATCACTATCATCAGGGTCTAGATAAGTGACCCCCGGAACCAGTTGGAGCTTGCCCAGCAGTCGCTGGATATCCTCTTCATCCAGAGGCTCGTCTTTGACTAGCGCCTCGTTGAAGTTTGCAATGAGGTCCTTAATGTCTTTTGTCGCAAAGTCGGCGCCTTTTAGATTCTCGGCGATGTTCTCGACATCGTCGTCAAAATGAACATTGGTCAGCAGCACAACACTGCCACAGCAATTCTTGAAGCGGATGGTGTGAAGCAATAGCTTCCCGGCCATGCTCCCGGCGATTTTTTCCGGTTGTGGAGCCTTCCTCTTGTAGAGACCAAACACGTGCGTCTTGTCCCACCGGTGATTCCGTTTTCCTTTGGTCTTGACCTGATAGAAGTGATAGATGGGTTCGCCGGTTACCTGGGAGCGGGTAACAAAGTCATCGTGGTAATCGCAATAGACGCGGTCTATGCTGTTGCCCGCAAGGATGGACAGGCACTCGTAGGCCACTGCTCGGAACTGGGCTTGATAGCGGGCAATCGTATCCCGTCCCGCGGTCTCTCTCGGCTCGACCTGATGGATGCCCGCTCCGTTATTTGCTGCAGCCTTGCTCATTAGATCTTGGTGTTCTTTTGCTTTCTCTACACGCAACCGTGATCAATTCACGCCGCGCAGCTTTTCTGATAGGGCCTCCGCTTGCGGCAGCACTGTCCGCACCGCAGCATTCCTAAGATCGGGCGGATAACCGTGTTTGCGCAGTGTCTGTTTCACGAATACGCCCTTGCGCTTCCTCGTGCGCCCAGTCGGCGGGGGCGTTGCTCTTCAGACTGCTGAGTAACTTGTGGCCGATGACCCGCGGTCATTGCCCATCACCTCGACCGCAGTCACTTGGCCAGTCCGCAAAACCCTAGCTGCTGTTTTTCTGACGATATCAGATCGCAGCGGCCCCCTCGCTTTTCTACGTGCATCGGCTGGACCGCCTTCGCATTGCCCAACTCCCGTCGGATCGCGGCGGGGGATTCAGCGCCGCAGCGCTTGCGGCACTATCAGAGCACTCGGTATGGCGGCTAGTGCGACTGCCGAAAGCGTATGGTCGCCATGTAACGCTTATGCACAGTGGCGCTTGAGGCGAGTGCCGCTCCGGCGGCAGCCGGAGTGGTGCTCGGGTCAAGTGACCACTGCTGCTGATGGTTAGGCGGTGCTCCCGCAACACATCCTGACTGTTCGCTCTGGACAGCGGGTCTGGACTCGACGCGGCGACTGAATGTTGCGCTCATGGCGACCATTCTACCCCGCCGCGAGACACGGGCCATCAGTGCACCGCAGCGCCCGGGATTGGCGACGAATTCGCCAAAAAAGCCGGGACAAATCATCCGTGACGCCTAACACCTACGGTGAGCCGCACTTGACGACGACCGACCGGAGCGGTAGCGAAGGG
The Pseudomonadota bacterium DNA segment above includes these coding regions:
- a CDS encoding dsDNA nuclease domain-containing protein, with the translated sequence MSKAAANNGAGIHQVEPRETAGRDTIARYQAQFRAVAYECLSILAGNSIDRVYCDYHDDFVTRSQVTGEPIYHFYQVKTKGKRNHRWDKTHVFGLYKRKAPQPEKIAGSMAGKLLLHTIRFKNCCGSVVLLTNVHFDDDVENIAENLKGADFATKDIKDLIANFNEALVKDEPLDEEDIQRLLGKLQLVPGVTYLDPDDSDFHALAREAIYTYSEIDLQHTECEEIIHDLVGLVEAKSFTKLLSEMSEDELDDSVGIGIADLLKILSISKGAYDRLLQGGDPKAVKNASIIQRKLSDADATPEMIEFCSGAKVKWDIWYREKRHFLPEYDLNLLMQELSSINNMLARNQISFPHVDEQITKLMTALKGKQLHASLSKELLLGGVLAALVRGES
- a CDS encoding type I restriction enzyme endonuclease domain-containing protein, producing the protein MKQTLRKHGYPPDLRNAAVRTVLPQAEALSEKLRGVN